The following is a genomic window from Flavobacterium sp..
TAAATTCAATTTTAAAGACTATATTTGCTGTAGTAAAGAAATAAAATTATGGAATGTATATCCGTTTTTGATATGTTAAAGATTGGTGTTGGACCTTCGAGTTCTCACACTCTTGGACCATGGCGTGCTGCCGAACAATTTTTAAAAGAATTGCGCGAACGTAATTTAATTGACAACATTATTGGTGTCAAAGTAGATTTATATGGTTCCTTATCATTAACTGGAAAAGGGCATGCAACAGATTTAGCCGTAATGCTTGGTTTAAGTGGGGCTGATCCAGAATATATTCCTGTAGAAAGTATTGATGTGATTATTTCGGCCATCAAAAACAAAAAAGAAATTTTCTTAGGGAATGAAATTTTAATTCCGTTTTGTTTTGAAACGGATATTGTGTTCAATAGAAACTTTTTACCTTTTCATGCTAACGGATTAACTTTTACAGCTAAAACCGATACCGAAACATATTCGGAAACCTATTATTCTATAGGTGGCGGATTTGTAGTTAAAGAAAAAGAAGACCATCACAAAGAAGAAATTTTACATACTTTTCCTTTTCCAATTGAAAAAGCAGATGAATTATTAGCTTTTTGTTTAGCCGAAAATAAAAAAATATCTGAAATCGTTTACGAAAACGAGAAAACCATGCGAAGCGAAGAAGAAATTCACAACGAATTACTTCGCATTTGGGATACGATGTTGGAATGCATGTACATTGGATGTCATTCGGAAGGAATTCTTCCAGGTGGATTAAATGTGAAGCGTAGAGCGTATGACATGCACAAAAACTTAATTGGCGTTTTACCGTATGAAGATCCTTATTCGTGGTTGCAAATCATAAGACAAACCGAAGTTAAATTTCGTCAGATTTTAAAATGGGTAAGCTGTTTTGCTTTGGCAGTAAATGAAGTAAATGCTTCGTTAGGCCGAGTAGTTACAGCGCCTACCAACGGAAGTGCGGGAGTTATTCCAGCTGTCTTAATGTATTATTTAGTAATTGAAAATCACAAAGCGGGCGAAAAAGAAATCAAACAATTTTTAATGGTGGCGGGCGAAATTGGTTCTATCTTCAAAAAAGGGGCTACCATTTCTGCAGCTATGGGCGGTTGTCAGGCAGAAATTGGAGTTTCGAGTGCTATGGCAGCAGCAGCTTTGTGTGAATTGATGGGCGGTACTCCAGCTCAAGTTACTATGGCAGCCGAAATTGCAATGGAACATCATTTAGGGTTAACTTGTGACCCGATTGGTGGTTTAGTGCAAATTCCGTGTATTGAAAGAAATACGATGGGTGCAATCAAAGCAATTAACGCTGCTGAATTAGCATTAGAAACCGATGCTTTACATGCAAAAGTACCACTTGATAAAGTAATTAACACCATGTGGCAAACTGCAAAAGACATGAATTCAAAATACAAAGAGACATCTGAAGGTGGATTAGCAATAGCAGTAAACATGTCGGATTGTTAATTTATGAGGAAGTTTCTTTTTATCTGTTTATTTCTATTTACGCATGTGTTTTCAATTGCTCAAGACAGATATTGGATTATTAATGATACCAAATTATTTGAAAAACCATCTACAGAAAGTAAATTTTACGGTTATTTTAGATATGGTGCTGAAGTAAAAATCATTGACGATTTAAAAAATGGTTGGCTCAAAGTGCAATCGGATAATTTTACCATTGGTTTTGTAAAAAAAGAGTTGATTCGAACTACTATGAATGGAAACGATAAAATTATCGAAGACACTTCGAACCCAATTATTAAAGGTGGTGATGCTTATTATGGTGGCAATCATTTATTTGTTACCGTAGCTGGTTTAAAAGCTAGAAGTAAACCTGATAAATTGGCTTCTGTAAGAGAAATTCTGACTAATGGTGATGCGGTTTCGGTTAGTTATTTTCCTGTAAATAAAGAAGAATGGGTTAATATTGGATATGGATTTGAACCAAATGTAGCAAAATTTGTTTTAGCAAAATATTTAGGAAAACGACCTGTTTATGAAGATTTATTGACACAATTTGATAAACTACCAAAAACTGATGTTGCGAATAGAAAAACCATTGGAGAACGTTTAGTAGAATTAACATGGAACAGCGGTGATATTAATGAATTGCCTGCTTTAGAACGGTACTTAGAAGTAGCCAAACAATTAAATGATGAAAAATTAATTAAAGATACGGAGTTTAATATTTTAATTGCTAAAAATATAGGATTACATACAGATTTAGACTTTAAATTACTACAAGAAAAAATACAAACATCCTATTTTGAAATCAATGATTTTAAGTTTGACAATACAGCGATTTCGTACACAGATTTGCTGAAAAAATTTGGAAAGCCATCAAAAATTGAGAATGTTGAAGATGAGTGTGGTGTATATTTATCTAATGTTTTATATCATTATTCAGATTTTATAATTAGCGTAGATCAAGAAACCAATAAAGCAGAATTGGTAGAAATCTTTTTTAAACCTAATACTAAATTTTATTTTGATGCCCATTCCATATTTAGTCAACAAATTTCTGAAAAAGATTTTATTTTGAAGTATGGTCAATATTTAGAATATAGCTTTAAGAATCCTCATTTTTATAATATCTCTTTTGATTCAGGTTTTTATTCTATTTATTTTAAGGATGGTGTTTTGTATTCAATCGAAGTAAATTATTATTGTTAAGTATATTGAAAAACAATAGATTATATTATTTTTTAGCACTATTTATAACATTGATTTTAGGAATTTTATCCCGAAAAACAACTGTTGTTCCTTTATTTATAGGAGATATTTTGTATGCTGTTTTGATTTACTTCGGATTTCGATTTTTAATTATAAAATCGAAAAAATCAACTTCACTCCTATTCTCCCTACTTTTTTGTTTTGGAATCGAATTTTTACAATTAGTACAAATTGATTGGTTAATTGCCATTCGTAAAACCACTTTAGGACATTATATTTTGGGTCAAGGTTTTCTTTGGTTGGATTTACTTTGCTATGTAATTGGAACTTTACTAGCTTTTCTAATCGATTGGAAGTTCATCAAAACTCAAAACTTAAACTCGAAGTAACAAAAAAGTTATTGGATTTAGTATCAAAGAAAACAGCTTCTTTTGAATCGAAATAACGGGCTTCGGTTCTTAATTTTACTTTTGAATTTAACAAATAATCAAAATTTATAGATGCTCCAGAAGTTTTAAAGGCATCTAATGTAGCAACAATGACATTATCCTCATCTTGATAATATTCTACTCGAACAGCCGTTTGGCATTTGGGATTTATCGAATATTGTGTAATCAAAACGGGACTCATCCAATGCAAATGTTTGTCATTCAACGAAGAACTATCTTGAATTCCGAAATCAAATCCTAAAATGGTGCGCCACTTTGCATTCCACGTATTGTCCCAATACAAATTACTGAAATAACGCATTGCTAATTCGGTTGCATAAAATTCTTTTCCAATAAATGTGCTCCAGTTCAAAGTTGCTTTTTCTCCTGGTTTATAAACAATTTGTGTTCCAAAAGCTGGAGCAACGTCTTTTTGCGGCTTGTTAATGCGTTGCCAACCATTAGTTACCAATCCCGAAAAACTCCATTTATCTGAAGGTTTGTAATTATACTTTACTCCCGTCATAAAATAGGGCGAATTATCCGCTAAAAGAGAACGCGTTAAAGTCAAATTAGAAGCAGTAGTTGCCGATTCAAAACCGATATAACTTGGTAAAATCCCAACTTCTATTGATGATTTTTGATTA
Proteins encoded in this region:
- a CDS encoding L-serine ammonia-lyase, producing the protein MECISVFDMLKIGVGPSSSHTLGPWRAAEQFLKELRERNLIDNIIGVKVDLYGSLSLTGKGHATDLAVMLGLSGADPEYIPVESIDVIISAIKNKKEIFLGNEILIPFCFETDIVFNRNFLPFHANGLTFTAKTDTETYSETYYSIGGGFVVKEKEDHHKEEILHTFPFPIEKADELLAFCLAENKKISEIVYENEKTMRSEEEIHNELLRIWDTMLECMYIGCHSEGILPGGLNVKRRAYDMHKNLIGVLPYEDPYSWLQIIRQTEVKFRQILKWVSCFALAVNEVNASLGRVVTAPTNGSAGVIPAVLMYYLVIENHKAGEKEIKQFLMVAGEIGSIFKKGATISAAMGGCQAEIGVSSAMAAAALCELMGGTPAQVTMAAEIAMEHHLGLTCDPIGGLVQIPCIERNTMGAIKAINAAELALETDALHAKVPLDKVINTMWQTAKDMNSKYKETSEGGLAIAVNMSDC
- a CDS encoding SH3 domain-containing protein → MRKFLFICLFLFTHVFSIAQDRYWIINDTKLFEKPSTESKFYGYFRYGAEVKIIDDLKNGWLKVQSDNFTIGFVKKELIRTTMNGNDKIIEDTSNPIIKGGDAYYGGNHLFVTVAGLKARSKPDKLASVREILTNGDAVSVSYFPVNKEEWVNIGYGFEPNVAKFVLAKYLGKRPVYEDLLTQFDKLPKTDVANRKTIGERLVELTWNSGDINELPALERYLEVAKQLNDEKLIKDTEFNILIAKNIGLHTDLDFKLLQEKIQTSYFEINDFKFDNTAISYTDLLKKFGKPSKIENVEDECGVYLSNVLYHYSDFIISVDQETNKAELVEIFFKPNTKFYFDAHSIFSQQISEKDFILKYGQYLEYSFKNPHFYNISFDSGFYSIYFKDGVLYSIEVNYYC
- a CDS encoding DUF2809 domain-containing protein, coding for MILGILSRKTTVVPLFIGDILYAVLIYFGFRFLIIKSKKSTSLLFSLLFCFGIEFLQLVQIDWLIAIRKTTLGHYILGQGFLWLDLLCYVIGTLLAFLIDWKFIKTQNLNSK
- a CDS encoding porin; the encoded protein is MKNIIKFLIIGISAISFAQEKDSLTIKVSGFLETYYAYDFSNPTNDAKLPFMYNYNRHNEFNVNNGLIRTQLQYGTTYASIAVHAGTYVDDNYASEDIKLLSEAYVGLFLNDNQKSSIEVGILPSYIGFESATTASNLTLTRSLLADNSPYFMTGVKYNYKPSDKWSFSGLVTNGWQRINKPQKDVAPAFGTQIVYKPGEKATLNWSTFIGKEFYATELAMRYFSNLYWDNTWNAKWRTILGFDFGIQDSSSLNDKHLHWMSPVLITQYSINPKCQTAVRVEYYQDEDNVIVATLDAFKTSGASINFDYLLNSKVKLRTEARYFDSKEAVFFDTKSNNFFVTSSLSFEF